In the Terriglobales bacterium genome, one interval contains:
- a CDS encoding radical SAM protein, with amino-acid sequence MNSDNSGHTANALKPRLVFWEVTKGCNLRCIHCRATATELSSPTDLPTARALEIIDQIANFANPILVLSGGEPLYRADIFDLASAGARRGLRVALATNGTLVTKDVARRIVDAGIKRVSISLDGADALTHDTFRGIPGAFDAAVYGLRNLKKLGMSVQINMTIARHNARQLPQVLELARNLGADALHTFLLVPVGCGVDIAAEQMVPPDEYEEMLNWFYDRSKDGDIELKATCAPHYFRVVRQRRAEERRAAMAAGATYLQAANPSAIGPDEMSMPGTNAVVFRPKGNHTGHPTTHPAGHPDGMNAMTKGCLAGTGVCFISHEGEVFPCGYLPVLAGDLRRKSFAEIWNDSEVFEQLRETNNLKGKCGCCEFRNVCMGCRARAFAATGDYLAEEPFCVYEPKLPVLNNSKVPAAR; translated from the coding sequence ATGAATTCCGATAACAGCGGTCATACAGCAAACGCCCTTAAGCCACGCCTGGTTTTTTGGGAGGTCACCAAGGGCTGCAATCTGCGCTGCATCCACTGCCGCGCCACGGCCACGGAATTGAGCTCTCCTACCGACCTTCCCACCGCGCGAGCCCTCGAGATCATCGATCAGATCGCCAATTTCGCCAATCCCATCCTGGTTCTCAGCGGCGGCGAGCCGCTGTATCGGGCAGACATCTTCGACCTCGCCTCGGCGGGCGCGCGGCGCGGCCTGCGAGTGGCGCTGGCGACCAACGGAACGCTGGTGACCAAAGATGTCGCGCGGCGTATCGTCGATGCCGGCATCAAGCGTGTTTCTATCAGTCTCGACGGCGCCGACGCTCTCACCCACGACACTTTTCGTGGCATTCCTGGCGCGTTTGATGCGGCCGTGTACGGTCTGCGCAATCTGAAAAAACTAGGCATGTCGGTGCAGATCAACATGACCATCGCCCGACACAATGCCCGCCAGCTTCCCCAGGTCCTCGAACTGGCTCGCAATCTCGGTGCGGATGCCCTGCATACCTTCCTGCTGGTTCCAGTAGGCTGCGGCGTGGATATCGCCGCCGAACAGATGGTCCCACCCGACGAATATGAGGAGATGCTGAACTGGTTCTACGATCGCTCCAAAGACGGCGACATCGAACTGAAAGCGACCTGCGCACCGCATTATTTCCGCGTCGTGCGTCAGCGTCGGGCGGAGGAGCGGCGTGCGGCGATGGCAGCCGGGGCGACTTACCTGCAAGCCGCCAATCCCAGCGCAATCGGCCCGGACGAGATGAGTATGCCGGGAACAAATGCCGTGGTGTTTCGCCCCAAGGGCAATCACACCGGCCACCCCACCACTCATCCCGCTGGGCACCCTGACGGCATGAATGCCATGACCAAGGGCTGCCTGGCCGGCACCGGCGTGTGTTTCATCTCCCACGAGGGCGAAGTGTTTCCTTGTGGATATCTGCCGGTTCTTGCCGGAGACCTGCGTAGGAAATCATTTGCTGAAATTTGGAACGACTCTGAGGTCTTTGAGCAGTTGCGCGAAACCAACAACCTGAAAGGTAAATGCGGCTGCTGTGAGTTCCGCAATGTGTGCATGGGATGCCGCGCTCGCGCCTTTGCCGCCACCGGCGATTACCTGGCCGAGGAGCCATTCTGCGTGTACGAGCCCAAGTTGCCCGTCCTCAACAATTCGAAAGTGCCAGCGGCTCGTTGA
- a CDS encoding cation:dicarboxylase symporter family transporter, which produces MKPRLLIAAVVLLAIAALLNVLDLLGWVRIGPILLTTSRWISLAALLAYAVVRRSLTTWIVFGMFVGAEVGHDFPRLATHLRVLAQIFLQLIKAIIAPLLFGTLVSGIAGHADLKKVGRMGVRAIIYFEVVTTLALFIGLAAINISKAGVGVHLPAASVAEAAPVPRPTSSELILHIFPENLAKSVAEGQVLQIVIFSILFGIALAMVREDKRRPMLAFTESLAEVMFKFTNLVMLFAPIGVGAAIAYTVGHTGMGVLLNLAKLLATLYVALIVFLIGVLLPIALLVGVPLGRFLRAVAEPASIAFGTSSSEAALPSAMEAMEGLGIPRPTVAFVIPTGYSFNLDGSSLYLSLAGIFVAQAAGVHMSVGQQLFFLLTLMLTSKGVAGVSRAAIVILLGTVGMFGLPVEPVFILLGIDQLMDMARTSVNVIGNCLATVVIARWEGDFAVSPTADPTVIAGPVC; this is translated from the coding sequence ATTGCCGCTCTGCTGAATGTCCTCGACCTCCTGGGCTGGGTGCGAATCGGTCCAATCCTGCTGACAACATCGCGCTGGATTTCCCTGGCCGCTCTGCTGGCGTATGCCGTAGTACGACGTTCGCTTACCACCTGGATTGTCTTCGGCATGTTTGTCGGGGCCGAGGTCGGCCATGATTTTCCACGACTGGCCACTCATCTCCGCGTGCTCGCTCAGATTTTCCTGCAATTGATCAAAGCCATCATTGCTCCACTGCTGTTTGGCACCTTGGTGAGTGGAATTGCCGGACATGCTGATCTGAAGAAAGTTGGCCGCATGGGAGTGAGGGCGATCATCTATTTCGAGGTGGTCACCACACTGGCGTTGTTCATCGGCCTGGCGGCGATCAACATCAGCAAGGCTGGAGTTGGAGTTCATCTGCCCGCTGCCAGCGTGGCCGAGGCGGCTCCGGTCCCCCGGCCAACTAGCAGCGAGCTCATCCTCCACATTTTTCCTGAGAACCTTGCTAAGTCGGTGGCCGAAGGGCAGGTGCTGCAGATCGTGATCTTCAGCATCCTGTTTGGCATCGCGCTGGCCATGGTGCGTGAAGACAAGCGCCGCCCCATGTTGGCGTTCACGGAGAGCCTTGCGGAGGTGATGTTCAAGTTCACCAACCTGGTGATGCTGTTTGCGCCCATCGGAGTCGGCGCGGCGATTGCTTACACCGTTGGACACACCGGAATGGGTGTGCTGCTGAATCTTGCGAAGCTTCTCGCTACGCTCTACGTCGCACTCATTGTTTTCCTAATAGGCGTACTACTGCCGATCGCACTGCTGGTGGGTGTGCCGCTCGGCAGATTTCTGCGGGCGGTGGCCGAGCCCGCTTCTATCGCTTTCGGTACGAGTAGTTCCGAAGCTGCTTTGCCAAGTGCGATGGAAGCCATGGAAGGGCTCGGCATTCCGCGCCCAACTGTGGCTTTTGTCATCCCCACCGGCTACAGCTTCAACCTCGATGGTTCCAGCCTGTATTTATCGCTTGCCGGAATCTTCGTAGCCCAGGCGGCCGGGGTGCATATGAGCGTAGGCCAGCAACTTTTCTTCTTGCTCACTCTGATGCTTACCAGTAAAGGAGTCGCCGGAGTCTCGCGCGCGGCCATTGTGATCCTGCTGGGAACGGTTGGTATGTTTGGCCTTCCGGTCGAACCTGTGTTCATTCTGCTGGGAATCGATCAGTTGATGGATATGGCCCGCACTTCCGTCAATGTGATTGGCAATTGCCTTGCGACCGTGGTGATCGCCCGTTGGGAAGGAGATTTCGCAGTGAGCCCCACCGCGGACCCGACGGTAATCGCAGGTCCAGTTTGTTGA